A genomic region of Homo sapiens chromosome 4, GRCh38.p14 Primary Assembly contains the following coding sequences:
- the FGFRL1 gene encoding fibroblast growth factor receptor-like 1 isoform X1, whose protein sequence is MLTSITMINVLVIPVTSRSGQAEMTPSPLLLLLLPPLLLGAFPPAAAARGPPKMADKVVPRQVARLGRTVRLQCPVEGDPPPLTMWTKDGRTIHSGWSRFRVLPQGLKVKQVEREDAGVYVCKATNGFGSLSVNYTLVVLDDISPGKESLGPDSSSGGQEDPASQQWARPRFTQPSKMRRRVIARPVGSSVRLKCVASGHPRPDITWMKDDQALTRPEAAEPRKKKWTLSLKNLRPEDSGKYTCRVSNRAGAINATYKVDVIQRTRSKPVLTGTHPVNTTVDFGGTTSFQCKVRSDVKPVIQWLKRVEYGAEGRHNSTIDVGGQKFVVLPTGDVWSRPDGSYLNKLLITRARQDDAGMYICLGANTMGYSFRSAFLTVLPDPKPPGPPVASSSSATSLPWPVVIGIPAGAVFILGTLLLWLCQAQKKPCTPAPAPPLPGHRPPGTARDRSGDKDLPSLAALSAGPGVGLCEEHGSPAAPQHLLGPGPVAGPKLYPKLYTDIHTHTHTHSHTHSHVEGKVHQHIHYQC, encoded by the exons GTCCGGACAGGCCGAGATGACGCCGAGCCCCCTGTTGCTGCTCCTGCTGCCGCCGCTGCTGCTGGGGGCCTTCCCGCCGGCCGCCGCCGCCCGAG GCCCCCCAAAGATGGCGGACAAGGTGGTCCCACGGCAGGTGGCCCGGCTGGGCCGCACTGTGCGGCTGCAGTGCCCAGTGGAGGGGGACCCGCCGCCGCTGACCATGTGGACCAAGGATGGCCGCACCATCCACAGCGGCTGGAGCCGCTTCCGCGTGCTGCCGCAGGGGCTGAAGGTGAAGCAGGTGGAGCGGGAGGATGCCGGCGTGTACGTGTGCAAGGCCACCAACGGCTTCGGCAGCCTGAGCGTCAACTACACCCTCGTCGTGCTGG ATGACATTAGCCCAGGGAAGGAGAGCCTGGGGCCCGACAGCTCCTCTGGGGGTCAAGAGGACCCCGCCAGCCAGCAGTGGG CACGACCGCGCTTCACACAGCCCTCCAAGATGAGGCGCCGGGTGATCGCACGGCCCGTGGGTAGCTCCGTGCGGCTCAAGTGCGTGGCCAGCGGGCACCCTCGGCCCGACATCACGTGGATGAAGGACGACCAGGCCTTGACGCGCCCAGAGGCCGCTGAGCCCAGGAAGAAGAAGTGGACACTGAGCCTGAAGAACCTGCGGCCGGAGGACAGCGGCAAATACACCTGCCGCGTGTCGAACCGCGCGGGCGCCATCAACGCCACCTACAAGGTGGATGTGATCC AGCGGACCCGTTCCAAGCCCGTGCTCACAGGCACGCACCCCGTGAACACGACGGTGGACTTCGGGGGGACCACGTCCTTCCAGTGCAAGGTGCGCAGCGACGTGAAGCCGGTGATCCAGTGGCTGAAGCGCGTGGAGTACGGCGCCGAGGGCCGCCACAACTCCACCATCGATGTGGGCGGCCAGAAGTTTGTGGTGCTGCCCACGGGTGACGTGTGGTCGCGGCCCGACGGCTCCTACCTCAATAAGCTGCTCATCACCCGTGCCCGCCAGGACGATGCGGGCATGTACATCTGCCTTGGCGCCAACACCATGGGCTACAGCTTCCGCAGCGCCTTCCTCACCGTGCTGCCAG ACCCAAAACCGCCAGGGCCACCTGTGGCCTCCTCGTCCTCGGCCACTAGCCTGCCGTGGCCCGTGGTCATCGGCATCCCAGCCGGCGCTGTCTTCATCCTGGGCACcctgctcctgtggctttgccaGGCCCAGAAGAAGCCGTGCACCCCCGcgcctgcccctcccctgcctgggcacCGCCCGCCGGGGACGGCCCGCGACCGCAGCGGAGACAAGGACCTTCCCTCGTTGGCCGCCCTCAGCGCTGGCCCTGGTGTGGGGCTGTGTGAGGAGCATGGGTCTCCGGCAGCCCCCCAGCACTTACTGGGCCCAGGCCCAGTTGCTGGCCCTAAGTTGTACCCCAAACTCTACACagacatccacacacacacacacacacactctcacacacactcacacgtgGAGGGCAAGGTCCACCAGCACATCCACTATCAGTGCTAG
- the FGFRL1 gene encoding fibroblast growth factor receptor-like 1 precursor, with translation MTPSPLLLLLLPPLLLGAFPPAAAARGPPKMADKVVPRQVARLGRTVRLQCPVEGDPPPLTMWTKDGRTIHSGWSRFRVLPQGLKVKQVEREDAGVYVCKATNGFGSLSVNYTLVVLDDISPGKESLGPDSSSGGQEDPASQQWARPRFTQPSKMRRRVIARPVGSSVRLKCVASGHPRPDITWMKDDQALTRPEAAEPRKKKWTLSLKNLRPEDSGKYTCRVSNRAGAINATYKVDVIQRTRSKPVLTGTHPVNTTVDFGGTTSFQCKVRSDVKPVIQWLKRVEYGAEGRHNSTIDVGGQKFVVLPTGDVWSRPDGSYLNKLLITRARQDDAGMYICLGANTMGYSFRSAFLTVLPDPKPPGPPVASSSSATSLPWPVVIGIPAGAVFILGTLLLWLCQAQKKPCTPAPAPPLPGHRPPGTARDRSGDKDLPSLAALSAGPGVGLCEEHGSPAAPQHLLGPGPVAGPKLYPKLYTDIHTHTHTHSHTHSHVEGKVHQHIHYQC, from the exons ATGACGCCGAGCCCCCTGTTGCTGCTCCTGCTGCCGCCGCTGCTGCTGGGGGCCTTCCCGCCGGCCGCCGCCGCCCGAG GCCCCCCAAAGATGGCGGACAAGGTGGTCCCACGGCAGGTGGCCCGGCTGGGCCGCACTGTGCGGCTGCAGTGCCCAGTGGAGGGGGACCCGCCGCCGCTGACCATGTGGACCAAGGATGGCCGCACCATCCACAGCGGCTGGAGCCGCTTCCGCGTGCTGCCGCAGGGGCTGAAGGTGAAGCAGGTGGAGCGGGAGGATGCCGGCGTGTACGTGTGCAAGGCCACCAACGGCTTCGGCAGCCTGAGCGTCAACTACACCCTCGTCGTGCTGG ATGACATTAGCCCAGGGAAGGAGAGCCTGGGGCCCGACAGCTCCTCTGGGGGTCAAGAGGACCCCGCCAGCCAGCAGTGGG CACGACCGCGCTTCACACAGCCCTCCAAGATGAGGCGCCGGGTGATCGCACGGCCCGTGGGTAGCTCCGTGCGGCTCAAGTGCGTGGCCAGCGGGCACCCTCGGCCCGACATCACGTGGATGAAGGACGACCAGGCCTTGACGCGCCCAGAGGCCGCTGAGCCCAGGAAGAAGAAGTGGACACTGAGCCTGAAGAACCTGCGGCCGGAGGACAGCGGCAAATACACCTGCCGCGTGTCGAACCGCGCGGGCGCCATCAACGCCACCTACAAGGTGGATGTGATCC AGCGGACCCGTTCCAAGCCCGTGCTCACAGGCACGCACCCCGTGAACACGACGGTGGACTTCGGGGGGACCACGTCCTTCCAGTGCAAGGTGCGCAGCGACGTGAAGCCGGTGATCCAGTGGCTGAAGCGCGTGGAGTACGGCGCCGAGGGCCGCCACAACTCCACCATCGATGTGGGCGGCCAGAAGTTTGTGGTGCTGCCCACGGGTGACGTGTGGTCGCGGCCCGACGGCTCCTACCTCAATAAGCTGCTCATCACCCGTGCCCGCCAGGACGATGCGGGCATGTACATCTGCCTTGGCGCCAACACCATGGGCTACAGCTTCCGCAGCGCCTTCCTCACCGTGCTGCCAG ACCCAAAACCGCCAGGGCCACCTGTGGCCTCCTCGTCCTCGGCCACTAGCCTGCCGTGGCCCGTGGTCATCGGCATCCCAGCCGGCGCTGTCTTCATCCTGGGCACcctgctcctgtggctttgccaGGCCCAGAAGAAGCCGTGCACCCCCGcgcctgcccctcccctgcctgggcacCGCCCGCCGGGGACGGCCCGCGACCGCAGCGGAGACAAGGACCTTCCCTCGTTGGCCGCCCTCAGCGCTGGCCCTGGTGTGGGGCTGTGTGAGGAGCATGGGTCTCCGGCAGCCCCCCAGCACTTACTGGGCCCAGGCCCAGTTGCTGGCCCTAAGTTGTACCCCAAACTCTACACagacatccacacacacacacacacacactctcacacacactcacacgtgGAGGGCAAGGTCCACCAGCACATCCACTATCAGTGCTAG